Sequence from the Arcobacter sp. CECT 8986 genome:
CCAACATACCTATACTCCTTATTAGTAATATTCTATTTTATCTATAAAGAAATACAAATGTCAACTATATGTAAAAATTATATAATAAAAAGTTTTTTTTGTTTATTTTCGTTTCATTTAAAATTAATTTATTTTTTTATATATTTATTAAAAATATGACGCTTTACAAAATTATTTTTTATTTTAATACAATGAAAATTTTAATTATGTTATTATAAATAAACTTTCTAAACAGGTATGATATATGTTAAATAAACTTTTTAAAAAATATACCAGAGAAGATTTACTTGAAGCACTAAAAAGTTCTACATTTAATGACACTAAAGCAGATGCAATGCTTAAAGATGTCGATGTTAACTATAGAGATGAAACAAATAAAACTTATTTACACATTATTGCAGAAGAAAATTTAGTTGAATCTATTAAATGGTTGGTATCAAAAAAAGTAGATATTAATGCATTAGATACTGAGAGCAATACTCCTTTGATGTATGCAGCAAGATACGGATGTACACAAGCAGTTAGAACTTTATTACAATTACATGCAGACCCAAATATAGTAAATGCAAAGGGTAGAACTGCAATTCAAGAAGCACTTAAAAACAATAAAAAAGATGTATATGTATTATTAAAAAGTGTTACAAAAAATCTTGATAATGTAGATGAAGATGGACATACTATTATTTTTGATGCTATTGATAGTCAAAATCTTGATTTAGTAAAAGATGTAATAAAACTTCAAGGTAATGCTTTAAATAAAAAGATTTTATTTTATCCTAATACTTACATAAATACTGCCATTATAAAATTTTTAGCTGAATTTATTGATTTAAATACAACTGATTCAAGAGGAAGAACACCTCTGTTTTATTTAGTTAAAAATGGTGCTTTAAATATTGATTCTTTTACATTTGCAATGGAAAAAGGTGCTGATATAAACCATGTAGATGAAGATGGAAATACAGTACTAATGGCACTTATTGAAGAAATTCTTGAAACAGCTCCAAGTGAAAAAGAAAAAGTAAAAAATCTTATTGGTATGATTCCATGGCTAATAGATGAAAACGTTGATTATAATTTATGTAATAAAAATGGTGATAATGCACTTATGCTTGCAACTAAAAACAATAATTTGAAAGTAGTAGAAACACTTTTAGATTATGAAGTTGACCCAAATTATATAAATGATAGAAATGAAACAGCACTTGCTTTTGCAGCAGTAAAAGGAAAATCAAATATTGATTTAGTTTCTCTTCTTCTTGATTATGGTGCAAGACCAAATATTAGTGACCAAAATGGTAAAACTATTATAGAAAAATTAATTGAAATTGAGTTGTACTTAAGAAATAAGAAAAAGCTTAAAATGAAAGCTCGTCAAGAAATCAATGAAAATGAAAACTATAAATCAGTTCTTGAAGAGATATTACTAAATGGTGAAGTAAACCTAACAATGCTAAACTCAGAAGGTAATCCATACTTTTTTGATGCAGTTGAACATGGAAATATTGATTTAGTAAAAATGCTTGTGAAATATGGTGCAGATATAAACTTAAAAAATAAAGATGGATACAATATTATCTACTATTATATGTCTAAAAATATTTCATTTAGAAAAGTTGCTGACCAACAAAACTATTTAATTATGTTAAGAAATATAATTAGTTTAGGAGCAGATCCAAACTCAAGGGACGATTTTGGTGGAATTACTTTACATAAAGCAATATTAGATAATGATATTCAAACAATAAAAGTTCTAATAAATGCAGGTGCAGATATAAATGCTGTTGATAATAAAGGAAGAAACATGGTACATAATGCTATGTGGCAAAACAAAGTAAAAGTGTTTAGACTTCTTTATTCATACAATAAACAGCTAATTAATAAACCTGATAAATTTGGGGTATTACCAATAAACTATGCTGCATTTTTAGGATACAATGAATTAGTAATTGAACTTATTGATTCGGGTTCTTATGTAAATAATCCATATAGAAAAACACACTATATTTTTAATTTTTTGAAAAAGTTTCATAAAAATTTACGGCCACTTCTTGAAAATACAAGAAATCCTGCAGACCACTTAAAAATGAAAACTTTAGTTGAAAATATGGTTAAAGAGTTTAATGTAAAGCTATAAAATATATAGCTTTACAAAATTTATTTTAAAAGATTTCTTGCAAATTGAAGTGCTTCATCTGTAATGTTTTCACCACTTATCATTCTTGATATTTCATCAATTCTTTGATTTTTATTTAATAATTTAACACTAGATTTTCCATCTTTTTTATCAACTAAAAAATGTTGATTTGCTGTTGATGTTAATTGTGGTTGATGAGATATTGCAAAGATTTGATATGATTTTGATAATTCACTTAAAACTGTTGCAATTGCTGAACTCTCTTTACCACTTAAGTTTGCATCAATTTCATCTAAAAATAAAACTCCATTTTCAACAATTTGAAATTCGCTAATTGAAGTTAAAAGTGCAAGTCTAAGTCTATTAAACTCTCCACTACTAATAGTATCCAAATCAACACCATTTAATTCAAAAATTACTTCATCAAATCCAGTAGAATCAAGAGCTTTTTTTTCAATTAATATTTTTGCATTTGATAAATAAAGAAATTTTAAATAGTGATTTATTCTTTTTTCAAGTGTTACAACTGATTTTTTTCTTTCAATACTGATACTTGAAGCTAACTCTTCTACTTTTACTTCAAGTGTTTTAATATCTTTTTCTAATTTACTTTTTTCAAAAGTGATATTTTCATATTTATCTAATTCTAACTTTTTTTGTTCTTTATACTCTAAAGCCTCTTTTATAGAACCAAATCTTTTTTGTAATGAAGATAGTTTTTCAATTCTTGTTAATACATCTTCTACATCCATCTCTTCTAATTCATATAAGGTATCATTGAATTTTTCAAAATGATTATTAAGCTCATTTATTGCATCATCAAAAAATGAACTATCAACTTCTAATAATTCTAAAGCACTTGAAACAAAGTGTGAATTATCAAAAATAGGTGCAACACTTTTTATTGCATCTTCTATTTTATCTTTTTTTGATAATTTTCTTTTAATATCAATTAACTCTTCATACTCTTCAACTTTGGGGTCAATTGCTTCTATTTTTTCTATTTCAAACTTTGCAAATTCTTTTAACTCTTCAACTTTATTTTCATCTTCAATTAATTTATTTAACTCTTTTTTCAATGAATATAACTTTTTATACTCTTCTTGAAAACTATTTTTCAAAGTAACAAATTTCTTATTATTTTTTGAAGACAACAAATCTAATGAATCTATTAGTTTTGAACTTTCAAAATCACTTTTATCTTTCAAGCTTAAATGCTTGATTAATAAAGAAGAAAAACTATGTAATCTTTTTTTTGATATTGTTTGATTATTTAAAAGATATCTAGTTTTATCTTTTTTTATCTCTTTTATAACAATTTCATCATCTTTATTAATATCAAAATCTTCATCTTTAACAGAACTATTTAATACAACTTCAGCCAATTTTGCTTTTGCTTCTTTTATAGCAAATAAAGAAAGAATTGATTCCATTAATATTGATTTACCAGCACCACTTGGCCCTGTAAAAACAACTAAACCTTTATCAAACTCTAAATCAACTTCATCAAAAGATAAAAAATCTTTTATAAAAATTCTATTTATCATATTAGATTATTTTCCCCATTGTAATTTTTCATTTAAAACTTCAAAATAATTTCTCTCTTTTCTGTGAATCAGTTTCGCTTTTTTTGATGCAATTTGTATTTTAACTGATTGATTATGTTCTATTTCATATATATCTTGCCCATCTACAATAACCACAGCACCTTGATTATCACTAACTGTAAATTCAATTTCAAAATCCGCAGGTAAAACTAAAGGTCTTTGAGTTAGACTATGTGGAGCAACTGGTGTTACAATAAATACATCAGTTAATGGATAAACAAGTGGCCCACCAACAGATAAGTTATATGCTGTTGA
This genomic interval carries:
- a CDS encoding ankyrin repeat domain-containing protein translates to MLNKLFKKYTREDLLEALKSSTFNDTKADAMLKDVDVNYRDETNKTYLHIIAEENLVESIKWLVSKKVDINALDTESNTPLMYAARYGCTQAVRTLLQLHADPNIVNAKGRTAIQEALKNNKKDVYVLLKSVTKNLDNVDEDGHTIIFDAIDSQNLDLVKDVIKLQGNALNKKILFYPNTYINTAIIKFLAEFIDLNTTDSRGRTPLFYLVKNGALNIDSFTFAMEKGADINHVDEDGNTVLMALIEEILETAPSEKEKVKNLIGMIPWLIDENVDYNLCNKNGDNALMLATKNNNLKVVETLLDYEVDPNYINDRNETALAFAAVKGKSNIDLVSLLLDYGARPNISDQNGKTIIEKLIEIELYLRNKKKLKMKARQEINENENYKSVLEEILLNGEVNLTMLNSEGNPYFFDAVEHGNIDLVKMLVKYGADINLKNKDGYNIIYYYMSKNISFRKVADQQNYLIMLRNIISLGADPNSRDDFGGITLHKAILDNDIQTIKVLINAGADINAVDNKGRNMVHNAMWQNKVKVFRLLYSYNKQLINKPDKFGVLPINYAAFLGYNELVIELIDSGSYVNNPYRKTHYIFNFLKKFHKNLRPLLENTRNPADHLKMKTLVENMVKEFNVKL
- a CDS encoding AAA family ATPase encodes the protein MINRIFIKDFLSFDEVDLEFDKGLVVFTGPSGAGKSILMESILSLFAIKEAKAKLAEVVLNSSVKDEDFDINKDDEIVIKEIKKDKTRYLLNNQTISKKRLHSFSSLLIKHLSLKDKSDFESSKLIDSLDLLSSKNNKKFVTLKNSFQEEYKKLYSLKKELNKLIEDENKVEELKEFAKFEIEKIEAIDPKVEEYEELIDIKRKLSKKDKIEDAIKSVAPIFDNSHFVSSALELLEVDSSFFDDAINELNNHFEKFNDTLYELEEMDVEDVLTRIEKLSSLQKRFGSIKEALEYKEQKKLELDKYENITFEKSKLEKDIKTLEVKVEELASSISIERKKSVVTLEKRINHYLKFLYLSNAKILIEKKALDSTGFDEVIFELNGVDLDTISSGEFNRLRLALLTSISEFQIVENGVLFLDEIDANLSGKESSAIATVLSELSKSYQIFAISHQPQLTSTANQHFLVDKKDGKSSVKLLNKNQRIDEISRMISGENITDEALQFARNLLK